The Streptomyces sp. NBC_00510 genomic interval CCGAGGGGTCGCAGACGCCGCCGTGCCCCGGCACGACGACCTCGGCGTCGAGCGAGCGCAGCACCTCCAGGGCACGCAGCGAGCCCTCCAGCGAGCCCATGGGGACGAACGGCGCGCCGCCGTTGAAGACCAGGTCGCCGGTGAAGACGACCTTGCGCCCCGGGAGCCAGACGATCGTGTCGCCGAGGGTGTGGGCCACCCCGGGGTGCAGGAGCTGGACCTCCTCCTCGCCGACGTGGAGGGTCAGCCGGTCCTCGTAGGTGACCGTCGCCGGAAGCACCGGCACCTCCCCGTACTCCACGTCCGGCCAGATCGCGTGCAGCTGGTGCCCGGCCGCGACCTGCTCGGTGACGCACGCGGAGTGCCCGACGATCCGGGCCCCCTGCGCGAAGACGGCGTTGCCGTAGGTGTGGTCACCGTGGTGGTGGGTGTTGACCACGTGCGCGGGCATCGGCGCGCCGGAGGCGACGAGGGCCTCGCGCAGCATCAGGGCCCGGCGCTCGGTGGCGGCGGTGTCGACCAGCAGCGTCGTGTGCCCGTCGGTCACCCAGCCCGCGTTGTTGAGGCACCAGCCCCCGTCCGGCTGGACGTAGGCGTGGACCCCGGGAGCGACCTCCACGGTGAACGGGTGCTCGGTGTGCAGCTGTGACATTTTGACGCCCTTCCCTGGTCAGACGCATGGAACGTACCAGGGAAGGGCGTCCGGACGGCGACGCGGGGGCGTCGCCTACAAGACGAGCGAGAGCAGCAGGACGAAGACGATGCCGACGACGGAGATCACGGTCTCCATGGCGGACCAGGACTTCAGGGTCTGTGGGACGTTCATCCCGAAGTACTCCTTCACCAGCCAGAAGCCCGCGTCGTTGACGTGCGAGAAGAACAGCGAGCCGGCGCCGACGGCGAGCACCAGCAGCGCGGCGTGCGTCGAGGTCATGCCCTCGGCCAGCGGCGCGACCAGACCCGCGGCGGAGATGGTGGCCACGGTGGCGGAGCCGGTGGCGACCCGGATCAGGACGGCGATCAGCCAGGCCAGCAGCAGCGGCGAGATGTTCCAGCCGTCCGACCAGTTCAGGATCATGTTGCCGATGCCGGCGTCGATGAGGGTCTGCTTGAAGCCGCCGCCCGCGCCGACGATCAGCAGGATGCCGGCGATCGGGCCGAGCGACTTCTCCACCGTCGTGGAGATCCGCTCCTTGGTGAAGCCGGCCGCCCGGCCCAGGGTGAACATGCCCAGGACCACGGCGGACAGCAGGGCGATCAGCGGCGAGCCGATGACGTCGAAGATCCGGAAGACCAGGCTGCCCTGGTCGTCGACGAGGACGTCCACCAGCGCCTTGCCGAGCATCAGCACCACCGGCAGCAGCATCGTGGCCACGGTGGCGGCGAAGCCCGGACGCTTGTCCAGGTCGTCCGAGGCCCGGGTGGGGGTGAGGTGCTCGGGCGGGGTGACCTTCACCCAGCGGTCGGCGAACCGCCCGAAGAGCGGGCCGGCTATCGCGACGGTGGGCAGCGCGACGAGCACGCCGAGCGCGAGGGTGGTGCCGAGGTCGGCGTGGATGGAGTCGATCGCGGCGAGCGGGCCGGGGTGCGGCGGCACCAGTCCGTGCATCACGGACAGACCCGCCAGCGCCGGGACGCCGATCCGGATCAGGGAGTGGTTGCCGCGCCGGGCCACCAGCAGCACGACCGGGATCAGCAGCACGATGCCGACCTCGAAGAAGAGCGGCAGCCCGATCAGGCCGGCGATCAGCGCCATCGCCCACGGCAGCCGCCGTTCGCTGGTCCTGGCGAGGATCGTGTCGACGATCTGGTCGGCGCCGCCGGAGTCGGCGAGCAGCTTGCCGAGGATCGCGCCGAGCGCGATGAGGACGCCCACGCCCGCGACGGTCGTGCCGAGGCCGGTGGTGAAGCTGGTGATGGTCTTGGCGAGGGGGGCGCCCGCGACCGCACCGAGGACACCGGTGCCGATGGTGAGGGCGAGGAAGGCGTGCATCTTCCAGCGGGTGATCAGCAGGACGATCACCGCGATGCCGGCGAGCGCGGCGAGGGCGAGCTGGGTGTCGCCCGCGCTGGTGATCGGCTCCGTCGCCGCCGGCGCCGCGGCCAGCAACTCGGCGCTGAGTGCAGACACGTTCTACTCCGTGGGGGGAGAGGGGGTAGGGGGAAGGGGAGGACGGGTGGTCAGGAGGGGGTTCAGCGGGGGAGCGCGGCCAGGGCGCGCTCGGTGATCTGCCGGGGACTGCCGTCGACGGGGACGACGGCACCGGCCTCACCGGGCTCCAGCGGTTCGAGCGTCGCGAACTGGGAGTGCAGCAGGCCCGCGGGCATGAAGTGCTGCATCCGTGCCGCCAGGCGCGCGGAGATCAGCTCCTCCGGCCCGTCGAGGTGGAGGAAGAACAGCCCGGGGGCGTCCTTGCGCAGCCGGTCGCGGTAGCGGCGCCGCAGCGCCGAGCAGCTGACCACGCCGCCGCGGTCGCCGCGCTCGACGATCCACGCCGCGATGGCGTCCAGCCACGGCGCCCGGTCCTCGTCGTCCAGCGGGTGCCCGGCCGACATCTTGGCGATGTTGGCGGGCGGGTGGAAGTCGTCCGCCTCGGCGTACGGGACGCCCAGTCGCTCGGCGAGCAGCCCCCCGACGGTGGACTTGCCCGAACCGGACACGCCCATCACCACCACCAGGGGGCGGTGCGGGCCTTCCGGGCCAGCCTCGGTCATCACAGGTACCTCCTCGTCCGCATGACCGCCCCAGGAAACGCCATAGGTACTACTTATTCAAGTGCCTGAGATGAAATCGTCATACGATGGAATCGCCGCATAGGCTGTCGCCCATGGATCGGCAGGGAGAGCACGGCGGCCTGCACGCCCGTGTACTGGCGGAACTCGGCCCCGCCATCGCCTCGGGCGCGTATCCGCCCGGTACCGTGCTGCGCATCGACGAGCTGGAGCGGCAGTACGGCGTCTCCCGCACCGTCGTCCGCGAGGCCGTACGCGTCCTGGAGGCCATGCACCTCGTCGAGTCGCGGCGCCGGGTCGGCATCACGGTGCGCCGCACCGAGGAGTGGAACGTCTTCGACCCGGCCGTCATCCGCTGGCGCCTCGCCGGCGCGGACCGGCCCCGGCAACTGCGCTCGCTCACCATGCTGCGCACCGCCGTCGAGCCCGTCGCCGCAGGGCTCGCGGCGGCCTCCGCGAGCCCGGAGCAGTGCCGCGAACTGACCGTCCTCGCCGCCGAGATGGCCGCGGCCGGACGGGCCGCCGACCTCGCCGAGTACCTGGTGCACGACGTGGCCTTCCACCGCGTGATGCTCACCGCGTCCGGCAACGAGATGTTCGCCCGCCTCGGCGACGTCGTCGCGGAGGTGCTCACCGGGCGCACCGAGCACCACGTCATGTTCAGCGCCCCCGACCCCGAGGCGGTCACCCTCCACGTCCGCGTGGCCGAGGCCGTCCGCGCCCGCGACGCGCGGTCCGCGGAGCGCCTGATGCGCGAGATCTGCGTCGGCGCGCTGCGCGAACTCGACGTCCTGGCCCCCTGACCGCGCCCGTGCGGTGCCGGGGGCGGGGGGCACGGGGTCAGCCGGTGGGGCCGGCGTGGCGGAGGATCGCGTCCACGGTCTCCTCCGGGGTCTGGCGGGAGGTGTCCAGCCAGAGGCCGATCCGCGGGGTGCCCGCGCGCAGGGCGCGGTCGAGGTCGGCGGGGGTCCATGCGCCGTAGGCCCGTTTGGCCCGGCCGGCCTCGCGGGCGGCGATCGCCTCCGGCGAGGGGACGAGGACCACGACGTGCAGCGGCCGGGTGCGCAACAGGGCTATCGTGCGCGGCAGTTCGTCGCCGAGGATGACGTCCTGCAGGACGGGGGTGAACCCGGACGCCGCGTACGCGTCCGCGCTCGCCGCCGCCAGGGAGTGCCGCAGCCGCAGTTGCCGCAGCGCCTCCTCGGTCAGGCCCGCGACGTCCCCCGAGCCGTCGCCGGGCAGCGCCTCGGCCCGCCCGCCGACGATCATCCGCCGGAACGCGTCGCCCCGAACGTGCGCCGAGCGGGGCAGCCGCTCGGCCAGTGCCTGCGCCACGGTCGACTTCCCCGCTGCGGGGATCCCGGTGATCAGGAACATCGCTCGCACCTCACCGCTCTGCTCTTTCCGTCACCCCGCCGGGCGCCGCGCGGCGCCCAGGGCGACTCTATGTTCGAGACACGTCAAGCGGAACGTTTCGGCGGACCGAAAACCAGGTGACCGGCCAAGATGGCGGATGGTGCACTGGGGATCATGTCCACCGTGCCGGCCGGCCCGCCGCCCCAGCCGTACCGCTGGGCGCTGACGCGTGCCCGCGGCGGTGCGCCGCCGGACCGGCTCGGCACCCTGACCGAGGGCGCCGCGCGCCCCCGCCTGTGGTATCTCCCCGAACTGGCCGCGTGCACGGGGAAGGTGCTCGCCGGCACTGGCGGCGCCGACCTGTGCTTCGTCGGCCGCTCCCTGGACAGCATGTACGACCTGCTGACCGGCGCCTTCGAAGGCTCGTCCCGGGAAGGGCGGTTGCTGCGCCTGCCACTGTCGTTGCGCCCGGGCCCGGTTCCGGCGCCCGCCCACACGGCCCGCCTGCGCGAGCACCTTGCCCGCGCCGGGCTCGCGCCGCACGCCCTGGCCCGCCGCACTCGCCCGGTGGCACTGGTCGACCTGGTCTCCGAGGGCGGCACCTACGACACGCTGTTCGCCGCCCTCGCCGACTGGGCGCGCGAGAGCCGCGAGCCGTGGCCGGTGATCCGCCGCAAGCTGCGCTTCGTCGGGGTGACGGCCCGCCGGCGGACCAGCCCCCACACCTGGCGCTGGCAGCAGCACACGGCGGGCGACTGGGCCCGGGCCCTGCCGGCCGGGTACGTCGTCGGGGTGTCCCTGGACCCTTGGGTGTGGTCGTACCTCGGGAACGAGCAGGCCAAGCTGCAGCCGTCCTTCCCGCCGCCGCGCTGGTTCGACGCCTACGCCGCGGACCCCTGGCACGGACCGGACCTCCCGGCGGCGCTGGCCGAGTCGCTGGCCCTGGTCCAGGCGGGGCGCGGACGCCCGGTGCGCGAGGAACTGGTGCGGGTGATCGCGGGGGAACCCGGTTTCGCGGACCGCGAGGTCCGCGCCCTGCTCGCCCCACTGCGCGGCCTGACGCCGCCCCGCTCCCGTCCTCGTGCCGGTTCCCGCGCCCGGCCCGCCCGGCGCCGGGCGTAGGCCGCGCGTAGGCCGCGCCTAGCGGTCCTTGCCGCGTGCCTCCATGACCGGGCGGAGCCGCTCCAGCAGTGCGTAGAGGGCCGCCTGCTCCGTCGCGTCCAGGGTGTCCAGCGCCCCGTGGGTGGCCTGCATCTCGTCGCGGACGCGGCGGATGGTCTCGCGCCCGAGATCGGTGGCCACGACGTTCTTGACCCGGCGGTCGCTGGCGCTCACCTCGCGGCGGACGAAGCCGTGCGCCTCGAGACGGTCGACGATGCCGGTGACGTTGGACGCGTCGCACACCAGCCGCTCGGCCAGGCCGCGCATGGGCATCGGGCCGCCCAGCTGGGCGAGCACCTTGGCCTGCATGGAGGTCAGCCCGTGCCGGGCGGCCGCGGCGGCGAAGTCCTGCCACTGGGCGGTGCCGATGGCGGCGAGCAGCTCCAGCAGCTCGATCTTGGTGGGCTGCGCGGTCGTCGCGGCGGTCGGGGCGCTCATGTCTGCGAGTGTACTCAAAAGCTTGAAATGGTAAATCATTAGCTTGACGTCTTCAAGCGTCGGCCCCGCGCGCTGCCCCTGCCTGGGCGGCGCGCCCTCAGCGGGGCGTGAGGAAGACCAGCAGCGCTCCCGCGACCGCCAGGACCAGGACGCTCAGCACGGCCCAGGCCGCCGTCCCCGGCGTCATCGCGGCGGGCCGCGCGGAGTCCAGGGCGGCGATCCGCCGCTGGGCGGTGACGGTGAACGCCAGCCACACCAGCGCGCACAGCGAGAGCCCCAGCAGCCCGGCCGGCGGCGCCCCGTGCAGCACCGCCTCGCGTCCGGCCAGCAGCGCCGCCACCGCGAAGGCCAGCGTGGTGCGCCGCCAGGCCAGCCGGGTCCGCTCGGGCTGCAGGCCCGGGTCCCGCGGGGTGTCGCCGCCGGGGGCGGTCATCAGCCCGCCCACCCCAGCGTCACCGTGAGCAGCATCGCCACGGCCACCAGGGCCACCAGCACCGCCAGCAGGGCGGGGAAGCGCGAGACGGGCAGGTCCTCCCCGCGCCGCATCGCCCGCTCGCAGCGCACCCAGTGGTTCACCGCGCGGACCGCGCACATCGCGCCGCCGACCACCAGCACCACCGCGAGCGTCACCCGGACCGGGCGGCGCAGGTCCCGCAGGAACTGGTCGACCGCGAAGCCGCCGCCCACCAGCGCGAGCGCGGTGCGCAGCCAGGCGAGGAAGGTCCGCTCGTTGGCGAGCGAGAAGCGGTAGTCCGGCGTCGTCCCCTCGGTCCGCACCCGTGCCGGGGCGAACCAGAGGGCGACCGCCCCGGCCGCGGCCCGCACACGCTTGATCACGGCCCCACAGTACCGAGCGCCATCGCGGTGGGCGCGTCCTGGGACGGGCCTCCGGCCGCCGTAGTGT includes:
- a CDS encoding MarR family transcriptional regulator, whose product is MSAPTAATTAQPTKIELLELLAAIGTAQWQDFAAAAARHGLTSMQAKVLAQLGGPMPMRGLAERLVCDASNVTGIVDRLEAHGFVRREVSASDRRVKNVVATDLGRETIRRVRDEMQATHGALDTLDATEQAALYALLERLRPVMEARGKDR
- a CDS encoding gluconokinase, with product MTEAGPEGPHRPLVVVMGVSGSGKSTVGGLLAERLGVPYAEADDFHPPANIAKMSAGHPLDDEDRAPWLDAIAAWIVERGDRGGVVSCSALRRRYRDRLRKDAPGLFFLHLDGPEELISARLAARMQHFMPAGLLHSQFATLEPLEPGEAGAVVPVDGSPRQITERALAALPR
- a CDS encoding MBL fold metallo-hydrolase, with product MSQLHTEHPFTVEVAPGVHAYVQPDGGWCLNNAGWVTDGHTTLLVDTAATERRALMLREALVASGAPMPAHVVNTHHHGDHTYGNAVFAQGARIVGHSACVTEQVAAGHQLHAIWPDVEYGEVPVLPATVTYEDRLTLHVGEEEVQLLHPGVAHTLGDTIVWLPGRKVVFTGDLVFNGGAPFVPMGSLEGSLRALEVLRSLDAEVVVPGHGGVCDPSVYATVEGYLRFVAELAAEGHKAGRTPMEVARAADLGEFATLREPERLVANVHRAYAELDGLPLGSPLDLMPVITDMAVLNGGRIPECLA
- a CDS encoding AAA family ATPase encodes the protein MFLITGIPAAGKSTVAQALAERLPRSAHVRGDAFRRMIVGGRAEALPGDGSGDVAGLTEEALRQLRLRHSLAAASADAYAASGFTPVLQDVILGDELPRTIALLRTRPLHVVVLVPSPEAIAAREAGRAKRAYGAWTPADLDRALRAGTPRIGLWLDTSRQTPEETVDAILRHAGPTG
- a CDS encoding GntP family permease, with the protein product MSALSAELLAAAPAATEPITSAGDTQLALAALAGIAVIVLLITRWKMHAFLALTIGTGVLGAVAGAPLAKTITSFTTGLGTTVAGVGVLIALGAILGKLLADSGGADQIVDTILARTSERRLPWAMALIAGLIGLPLFFEVGIVLLIPVVLLVARRGNHSLIRIGVPALAGLSVMHGLVPPHPGPLAAIDSIHADLGTTLALGVLVALPTVAIAGPLFGRFADRWVKVTPPEHLTPTRASDDLDKRPGFAATVATMLLPVVLMLGKALVDVLVDDQGSLVFRIFDVIGSPLIALLSAVVLGMFTLGRAAGFTKERISTTVEKSLGPIAGILLIVGAGGGFKQTLIDAGIGNMILNWSDGWNISPLLLAWLIAVLIRVATGSATVATISAAGLVAPLAEGMTSTHAALLVLAVGAGSLFFSHVNDAGFWLVKEYFGMNVPQTLKSWSAMETVISVVGIVFVLLLSLVL
- a CDS encoding DUF202 domain-containing protein, producing the protein MIKRVRAAAGAVALWFAPARVRTEGTTPDYRFSLANERTFLAWLRTALALVGGGFAVDQFLRDLRRPVRVTLAVVLVVGGAMCAVRAVNHWVRCERAMRRGEDLPVSRFPALLAVLVALVAVAMLLTVTLGWAG
- a CDS encoding DUF202 domain-containing protein, producing the protein MTAPGGDTPRDPGLQPERTRLAWRRTTLAFAVAALLAGREAVLHGAPPAGLLGLSLCALVWLAFTVTAQRRIAALDSARPAAMTPGTAAWAVLSVLVLAVAGALLVFLTPR
- a CDS encoding FCD domain-containing protein — protein: MDRQGEHGGLHARVLAELGPAIASGAYPPGTVLRIDELERQYGVSRTVVREAVRVLEAMHLVESRRRVGITVRRTEEWNVFDPAVIRWRLAGADRPRQLRSLTMLRTAVEPVAAGLAAASASPEQCRELTVLAAEMAAAGRAADLAEYLVHDVAFHRVMLTASGNEMFARLGDVVAEVLTGRTEHHVMFSAPDPEAVTLHVRVAEAVRARDARSAERLMREICVGALRELDVLAP